One Alligator mississippiensis isolate rAllMis1 chromosome 1, rAllMis1, whole genome shotgun sequence genomic window carries:
- the LOC102568682 gene encoding protein O-glucosyltransferase 3 isoform X5, translating into MRRGQGRGRALPWALLVLVLVLGAAAAEPVSAARSLAWGPGLRAGPALPVRHFHVQAVGAAGHNLTRSPAGRAQFKVLIKALSPNEIIRIHVPNSLDRNDGSFLMRYRMYTSVNEGLKIEVLYGDKHVAQSPYILKGPVYHEYCDCPEDPQTWQNILSCPSQEPQVTKDFTPFPTIDLQRMLEEVPIRFGKARGAIVHYTILNNHIYRRSLGKYTDFKMFSDEMLLSLARKVHLPDVEFYLNVGDWPVEHRKANDTPGPIPIISWCGSLDSRDIVLPTYDITHSTLETLRGVTNDLLSVQGNTGPCWKNKTERALFRGRDSREERLELVKLSKEHPELLDAGITGYFFFREKEKELGKAQLMGFFDFFKYKYQVNVDGTVAAYRFPYLLLGDSLVLKQDSQYYEHFYSALEPWKHYVPVKRRLEDLLEKIKWAKKNDEEARKIAKEGQLLARELLQPHRLYCYYYSVFQKYAKRQASKPEIRDGMELVPQPDDKDSVCNCHRKKPPREDL; encoded by the exons ATGCggcggggccagggccggggccgcgCGCTGCCCTGGGCGCtgttggtgctggtgctggtgctgggcgccgccgccgccgagccCGTGAGCGCCGCgcgcagcctggcctggggcccGGGGCTGCGGGCGGGGCCGGCGCTGCCCGTGCGGCACTTCCACGTGCAGGCGGTCGGCGCCGCGGGGCACAACCTCACGCGCTCGCCCGCAG gAAGAGCGCAGTTTAAAGTACTAATCAAAGCACTTTCCCCAAATGAGATTATCCGCATCCATGTCCCTAACTCTTTGGATAGGAACGATGGATCATTTCTCATGCGGTATCGCATGTATACAAGTGTCAATGAAGGATTAAAGATTGAAGTACTGTATGGTGATAAACACGTAGCTCAATCTCCTTATATTTTGAAAG GGCCAGTTTATCATGAGTATTGTGATTGTCCAGAAGATCCTCAAACCTGGCAGAATATTCTGTCATGTCCATCCCAGGAGCCACAGGTTACTAAGGACTTTACACCATTTCCCACCATTGACCTTCAGCGGATGCTAGAAGAAGTCCCAATAAGATTTGGTAAAGCGAGAGGTGCTATTGTTCATTACACCATTCTCAATAATCACATTTACCGTCGTTCCTTAGGGAAGTACACAGACTTCAAAATGTTCTCCGATGAAATGTTACTCTCATTGGCAAGAAAG GTTCATCTCCCTGATGTAGAGTTTTATCTTAATGTTGGAGATTGGCCAGTTGAGCATCGAAAAGCTAACGATACGCCTGGTCCTATACCTATAATTTCATGGTGTGGTTCTCTGGATTCAAGGGACATCGTCCTTCCAACATATGATATAACCCATTCAACACTTGAAACCCTACGTGGAGTTACAAATGATCTTCTTTCTGTTCAAGGAAACACAG GCCCTTGttggaaaaacaaaactgaacGAGCTTTATTCAGAGGTCGAGACAGTCGAGAGGAACGTCTAGAACTGGTGAAATTATCTAAGGAGCATCCAGAACTACTAGATGCTGGAATAACAGGATACTTCTTCTTccgagaaaaggagaaagagctGGGAAAGGCTCAGCTGATGGGATTCTTTGATTTCTTTAAG tACAAGTATCAGGTGAATGTAGATGGGACGGTAGCAGCTTACAGATTTCCATACCTCTTGTTGGGTGACAGCCTAGTACTGAAGCAAGACTCTCAATACTACGAGCACTTCTATAGTGCATTAGAACCATGGAAACATTATGTTCCGGTTAAACGAAGACTAGAGGACTtgctagaaaaaataaaatgggctAAG AAAAATGATGAAGAAGCTAGAAAAATTGCTAAAGAAGGACAGTTACTTGCAAGAGAATTATTGCAGCCTCACAGACTTTATTGCTACTATTACAGTGTGTTCCAG AAATATGCCAAACGCCAAGCCAGTAAACCTGAAATACGGGATGGAATGGAGCTTGTTCCTCAGCCTGATGACAAAGACTCTGTGTGCAACTGCCACCGGAAAAAGCCTCCAAGGGAAGATCTGTAA
- the LOC102568682 gene encoding protein O-glucosyltransferase 3 isoform X6, protein MRYRMYTSVNEGLKIEVLYGDKHVAQSPYILKGPVYHEYCDCPEDPQTWQNILSCPSQEPQVTKDFTPFPTIDLQRMLEEVPIRFGKARGAIVHYTILNNHIYRRSLGKYTDFKMFSDEMLLSLARKVHLPDVEFYLNVGDWPVEHRKANDTPGPIPIISWCGSLDSRDIVLPTYDITHSTLETLRGVTNDLLSVQGNTGPCWKNKTERALFRGRDSREERLELVKLSKEHPELLDAGITGYFFFREKEKELGKAQLMGFFDFFKYKYQVNVDGTVAAYRFPYLLLGDSLVLKQDSQYYEHFYSALEPWKHYVPVKRRLEDLLEKIKWAKKNDEEARKIAKEGQLLARELLQPHRLYCYYYSVFQKYAKRQASKPEIRDGMELVPQPDDKDSVCNCHRKKPPREDL, encoded by the exons ATGCGGTATCGCATGTATACAAGTGTCAATGAAGGATTAAAGATTGAAGTACTGTATGGTGATAAACACGTAGCTCAATCTCCTTATATTTTGAAAG GGCCAGTTTATCATGAGTATTGTGATTGTCCAGAAGATCCTCAAACCTGGCAGAATATTCTGTCATGTCCATCCCAGGAGCCACAGGTTACTAAGGACTTTACACCATTTCCCACCATTGACCTTCAGCGGATGCTAGAAGAAGTCCCAATAAGATTTGGTAAAGCGAGAGGTGCTATTGTTCATTACACCATTCTCAATAATCACATTTACCGTCGTTCCTTAGGGAAGTACACAGACTTCAAAATGTTCTCCGATGAAATGTTACTCTCATTGGCAAGAAAG GTTCATCTCCCTGATGTAGAGTTTTATCTTAATGTTGGAGATTGGCCAGTTGAGCATCGAAAAGCTAACGATACGCCTGGTCCTATACCTATAATTTCATGGTGTGGTTCTCTGGATTCAAGGGACATCGTCCTTCCAACATATGATATAACCCATTCAACACTTGAAACCCTACGTGGAGTTACAAATGATCTTCTTTCTGTTCAAGGAAACACAG GCCCTTGttggaaaaacaaaactgaacGAGCTTTATTCAGAGGTCGAGACAGTCGAGAGGAACGTCTAGAACTGGTGAAATTATCTAAGGAGCATCCAGAACTACTAGATGCTGGAATAACAGGATACTTCTTCTTccgagaaaaggagaaagagctGGGAAAGGCTCAGCTGATGGGATTCTTTGATTTCTTTAAG tACAAGTATCAGGTGAATGTAGATGGGACGGTAGCAGCTTACAGATTTCCATACCTCTTGTTGGGTGACAGCCTAGTACTGAAGCAAGACTCTCAATACTACGAGCACTTCTATAGTGCATTAGAACCATGGAAACATTATGTTCCGGTTAAACGAAGACTAGAGGACTtgctagaaaaaataaaatgggctAAG AAAAATGATGAAGAAGCTAGAAAAATTGCTAAAGAAGGACAGTTACTTGCAAGAGAATTATTGCAGCCTCACAGACTTTATTGCTACTATTACAGTGTGTTCCAG AAATATGCCAAACGCCAAGCCAGTAAACCTGAAATACGGGATGGAATGGAGCTTGTTCCTCAGCCTGATGACAAAGACTCTGTGTGCAACTGCCACCGGAAAAAGCCTCCAAGGGAAGATCTGTAA